In Natronococcus occultus SP4, the following proteins share a genomic window:
- a CDS encoding LabA-like NYN domain-containing protein — MTEIHPGQRVAVLVDAQNLYHTAQSLHSRNIDYSSLLEKAVQGRQLTRAIAYVIRADAPEEESFFDALVDIGFETKIKDIKTFADGSKKADWDVGMSLDAVTLANHVDTVVLCTGDGDFSRLCSHLRHEGVRVEVMAFESSTAEELIAEADSFLDLESRHETFLL, encoded by the coding sequence ATGACCGAGATCCACCCGGGTCAGCGCGTCGCCGTCCTCGTCGACGCGCAGAACCTCTACCACACTGCACAGAGCCTCCACAGCCGGAATATCGACTACTCGTCGCTACTGGAGAAGGCGGTCCAGGGCCGCCAGCTCACGCGCGCGATCGCGTACGTGATCCGCGCCGACGCGCCCGAGGAGGAGAGCTTCTTCGACGCGCTGGTCGACATCGGGTTCGAGACGAAGATCAAGGACATCAAGACGTTCGCCGACGGGTCGAAGAAAGCCGACTGGGACGTCGGGATGAGCCTGGACGCGGTGACGCTTGCCAACCACGTCGATACGGTCGTGCTCTGTACGGGCGACGGCGACTTCTCGCGGCTCTGCTCGCACCTGCGCCACGAGGGCGTCCGCGTCGAGGTAATGGCCTTTGAGTCCTCGACCGCCGAGGAGCTCATCGCGGAGGCCGACTCGTTTCTGGACCTCGAGTCGCGCCACGAGACGTTCCTGCTCTAG
- a CDS encoding helix-turn-helix transcriptional regulator has translation MKNDLRQYRETRDLSQADLAAAVGVSRQTINAIERERYDPSLELAFKLAAYFDCRVEELFDPRLNGTA, from the coding sequence ATGAAAAACGACCTTCGGCAGTACCGGGAGACCCGCGATCTGAGCCAGGCCGATCTCGCGGCGGCCGTCGGCGTCTCCCGACAGACGATCAACGCTATCGAACGCGAGCGGTACGATCCCTCGCTCGAGCTCGCGTTCAAGTTGGCCGCGTACTTCGACTGCCGGGTCGAGGAGCTGTTCGATCCGCGGTTGAACGGGACGGCGTAA
- a CDS encoding M48 family metallopeptidase, which produces MTDFGLKVRMFVVGSLLAALYLFVGAVGLAFLGMGAWPIVLALLITFPFIQYKLGTWMATRGAEEMPEEGQYADIHRMTESLSRDMGIKKPKLMVQQMGVPNAFATGRKGNGVVVVSEELIRMLDRDELEGVVAHELAHIKNRDVLMMTVGSSIGMMVGYAVYFVYVFGGEDNPGGFIVGWILSMVAQMLVTILVMAISRYREYVADDDARQYIGSGDPLARALEKISKGAENRESTIDEGQAALCIFNSERGLLETVFATHPPTEKRIEKLRS; this is translated from the coding sequence ATGACAGACTTCGGACTGAAAGTACGAATGTTCGTCGTCGGCTCGCTGCTGGCGGCGCTGTACCTGTTCGTGGGGGCTGTCGGCCTCGCGTTCCTGGGGATGGGCGCCTGGCCGATCGTCCTGGCGTTGCTGATCACGTTCCCGTTCATCCAGTACAAGCTCGGGACCTGGATGGCTACCCGCGGCGCCGAGGAGATGCCCGAGGAGGGACAGTACGCCGATATCCACCGCATGACCGAGTCGTTGAGCCGTGATATGGGAATCAAAAAGCCCAAGCTGATGGTCCAGCAGATGGGCGTCCCGAACGCCTTCGCAACCGGTCGCAAGGGTAACGGCGTCGTCGTCGTCAGCGAGGAGCTCATCCGGATGCTCGACCGCGACGAACTCGAGGGCGTCGTCGCCCACGAACTGGCCCACATCAAGAACCGCGACGTCCTGATGATGACCGTCGGCAGCTCCATCGGGATGATGGTCGGCTACGCCGTCTACTTCGTCTACGTCTTCGGTGGCGAGGACAACCCCGGCGGTTTCATCGTCGGCTGGATCCTCTCGATGGTCGCCCAGATGCTCGTAACGATCCTCGTGATGGCCATCTCGCGGTACCGCGAGTACGTCGCCGACGACGACGCTCGCCAGTATATCGGCAGCGGCGACCCGCTCGCGCGAGCCCTCGAGAAGATCTCGAAGGGCGCCGAGAACCGCGAGTCGACCATCGACGAGGGCCAGGCCGCGCTCTGTATCTTCAACTCCGAGCGCGGACTGCTCGAGACGGTGTTCGCGACCCACCCGCCGACCGAGAAGCGCATCGAGAAGCTGCGTAGCTAA
- the dapA gene encoding 4-hydroxy-tetrahydrodipicolinate synthase yields MTDTIDLSGVFPAMCTPFDEDEQIDFETLRTDAQRLEEAGVDGLVPVGSTGESATLTHDEHVEVVEAVIDAVDDVPVIAGSGSNNTREALELSERSADAGADGLLLISPYYNKPEQRGFVEHYERIADAVDLPQIVYNVPSRTGQNIEPDTAVELASHENIAGYKAASGDLGQIGEIAERTTDEEFAVLSGDDALTLPTISVGGTGTISVSANIEPERTCAMVGAALEGDYDRARQLHHELGPLFRTLFIETNPIPVKEAMEIRGYGPARMRSPMTRLSAENRDVLEDVLADLEDEPTAVADAEASP; encoded by the coding sequence ATGACAGACACCATCGACCTTTCGGGCGTCTTCCCGGCCATGTGTACGCCCTTCGACGAGGACGAACAGATCGACTTCGAAACCCTCCGCACGGACGCCCAACGGCTCGAGGAGGCGGGCGTCGACGGGCTCGTTCCCGTCGGCTCGACGGGCGAATCGGCGACGCTGACCCACGACGAACACGTCGAGGTCGTCGAGGCGGTGATCGACGCCGTCGACGACGTTCCCGTCATCGCGGGCTCGGGCTCGAACAACACCCGCGAGGCCCTGGAGCTCTCCGAGCGCTCGGCCGACGCCGGCGCCGACGGCCTGCTGTTGATCTCGCCGTACTACAACAAGCCCGAGCAGCGCGGCTTCGTCGAACACTACGAGAGGATCGCCGACGCCGTCGACCTCCCCCAGATCGTCTACAACGTCCCCTCGCGGACGGGCCAGAACATCGAGCCAGACACGGCCGTCGAACTGGCGAGCCACGAGAACATCGCGGGCTACAAGGCCGCCAGCGGCGACCTGGGCCAGATCGGCGAGATCGCCGAACGGACGACCGACGAGGAGTTCGCTGTCCTTTCGGGTGACGACGCGCTGACGCTGCCGACGATCTCGGTCGGCGGCACCGGCACGATCAGCGTCTCGGCGAACATCGAGCCCGAACGAACGTGTGCGATGGTCGGGGCCGCTCTCGAGGGCGACTACGACCGGGCCCGCCAGCTCCACCACGAGCTCGGCCCGCTGTTCCGGACGCTGTTCATCGAGACGAACCCGATCCCGGTCAAGGAAGCCATGGAGATCCGCGGCTACGGCCCCGCCCGTATGCGCTCGCCGATGACCCGCCTCTCGGCGGAGAACCGTGACGTTCTCGAGGACGTCCTCGCCGACCTCGAGGACGAACCGACGGCGGTCGCAGACGCAGAGGCCAGTCCATGA
- the dapB gene encoding 4-hydroxy-tetrahydrodipicolinate reductase, whose amino-acid sequence MTVGIGVTGATGRMGREVVAAVAGREDCEVAFAVNRDPDDERVDGVELEPADRFDALLSEREPDAVIDFTGPESAADYARACAETGVAFVTGTTGFDDGGLAALEDAGDEVPILHAPNFARGVQALVNVVGQAVRNLPGYDVELVETHHNGKRDAPSGTANRLLDEIEANGDFAGRAHGREGEAPREDGEIGVHALRAGSITGEHEVVLAGNDEEVRLTHRAEDRGVFAAGAVDAAVWIAGRKAGNYDFADVIDE is encoded by the coding sequence ATGACGGTCGGGATCGGCGTCACCGGAGCGACGGGACGGATGGGACGGGAGGTCGTCGCGGCTGTCGCCGGTCGCGAGGACTGCGAGGTCGCGTTCGCGGTCAACCGCGACCCCGACGACGAGCGCGTCGACGGCGTCGAACTCGAACCCGCCGACCGGTTCGACGCGCTGCTCTCCGAGCGCGAGCCCGACGCCGTGATCGACTTCACCGGGCCCGAGTCGGCTGCGGACTACGCCCGGGCCTGCGCCGAGACCGGCGTCGCCTTCGTCACGGGCACGACCGGGTTCGACGACGGCGGGCTCGCGGCGCTCGAGGACGCCGGCGACGAGGTTCCGATCCTCCACGCGCCGAACTTCGCCCGCGGGGTCCAGGCGCTGGTCAACGTCGTCGGCCAGGCGGTCCGGAACCTCCCGGGGTACGACGTCGAACTCGTCGAGACCCACCACAACGGGAAACGCGACGCACCCAGCGGCACCGCGAACAGACTGCTCGACGAGATCGAGGCAAACGGCGACTTCGCCGGGCGTGCGCACGGCCGCGAGGGCGAGGCCCCCCGCGAGGACGGCGAGATCGGCGTCCACGCGCTTCGTGCTGGCAGTATTACGGGCGAACACGAGGTCGTCCTCGCGGGCAACGACGAGGAGGTCCGGCTCACCCACCGCGCCGAGGACCGAGGCGTGTTCGCGGCCGGCGCGGTCGACGCCGCGGTCTGGATCGCAGGACGGAAGGCGGGGAACTACGACTTTGCGGACGTGATCGACGAATGA
- a CDS encoding 2,3,4,5-tetrahydropyridine-2,6-dicarboxylate N-succinyltransferase, which translates to MSTLESEIGELWDRKQNGEVDAASAGEDEHATLEAFLEALEDGEVRAAEKSGGEWEANEWVKQGILLNFGLRENEAYEYGGVDHYDVLPLRETDDLGERGTRNTPDGTTIRRGAYLGSDCIMMSPSFVNVGAYVGDGTLVDSCDTVGSCAQIGADVKLGANTLIGGVLEPVESAPVVVEDNVSLGAGCRVTSGFVVGENSVVGENTLLTPRIPVYDLVEEEVVYGELPANRRAFTRFVESSVSDHDLFEGGAYKPAVVATDLETETLEATEREDALRE; encoded by the coding sequence ATGAGCACGCTCGAAAGCGAGATCGGCGAGCTGTGGGATCGCAAGCAAAACGGCGAGGTCGACGCGGCGTCGGCCGGCGAGGACGAACACGCGACCCTGGAGGCCTTTCTCGAGGCCCTCGAGGACGGCGAGGTCCGCGCCGCCGAGAAGTCGGGCGGCGAGTGGGAGGCAAACGAGTGGGTCAAGCAGGGGATCCTGCTGAACTTCGGCCTGCGCGAGAACGAGGCCTACGAGTACGGCGGCGTCGATCACTACGACGTCCTCCCGCTGCGCGAGACCGACGACCTCGGCGAGCGCGGGACCCGGAACACGCCCGACGGGACGACGATCCGACGGGGCGCCTACCTCGGGTCGGACTGTATCATGATGAGCCCGAGCTTCGTCAACGTCGGCGCCTACGTCGGCGACGGCACCCTCGTCGACTCCTGTGACACGGTCGGCTCCTGCGCTCAGATCGGCGCGGACGTCAAGCTCGGCGCGAACACGCTGATCGGGGGCGTCCTCGAGCCCGTCGAGTCGGCGCCCGTCGTTGTCGAAGACAACGTTTCGCTCGGTGCCGGCTGCCGGGTGACCTCCGGGTTCGTCGTCGGCGAGAACAGCGTCGTCGGCGAGAACACCCTTCTGACGCCGCGGATCCCCGTCTACGACCTCGTCGAGGAGGAGGTCGTCTACGGCGAACTGCCCGCGAACCGGCGCGCCTTCACGCGGTTCGTTGAGTCCTCGGTCAGCGACCACGACCTCTTCGAGGGCGGCGCCTACAAGCCCGCCGTCGTCGCCACCGACCTCGAGACCGAGACCCTCGAGGCCACCGAGCGCGAGGACGCACTGCGGGAGTAA
- a CDS encoding enoyl-CoA hydratase/isomerase family protein → MRIDDEDGVRTITFDRPEQLNSFTADEASELAAAIEDVDEDEYDAIVLTGEGEAFSAGGDLEAMDEREETPKESYERTTETLGRVVETALTSPVPVVAKVNGDAVGAGLAVTAVSDFAYAAESAAFSCAFVRVGLVPDTGGTFLLPQLIGLRDAKRLALTAEFVSAEEAAELGLVNEAVPDEELDDAVADLLETLRERPTATLGLTKRAIHENMGRYWQEALDHELLTQSLAYGTPEHEDGVRAFLERR, encoded by the coding sequence ATGCGCATCGACGACGAGGACGGAGTGCGAACGATCACCTTCGATCGGCCCGAACAGCTGAACTCGTTTACGGCCGACGAAGCCAGCGAGCTGGCGGCGGCCATCGAGGACGTCGACGAGGACGAGTACGACGCGATAGTGCTCACCGGCGAGGGCGAGGCGTTCAGCGCCGGAGGCGACCTCGAGGCGATGGACGAACGCGAGGAGACGCCCAAGGAGTCCTACGAGCGGACGACCGAGACGCTGGGACGGGTCGTCGAGACCGCGCTCACCTCGCCCGTTCCGGTCGTCGCGAAGGTAAACGGTGACGCCGTCGGCGCCGGACTGGCGGTCACTGCGGTTAGCGACTTCGCCTACGCCGCGGAATCGGCCGCGTTTAGCTGTGCGTTCGTCCGCGTCGGGCTCGTTCCTGACACCGGCGGGACCTTCCTGCTTCCGCAACTGATCGGGCTCCGGGACGCCAAGCGACTGGCACTGACCGCCGAGTTCGTCTCCGCCGAGGAGGCCGCGGAGCTGGGGCTCGTCAACGAGGCCGTTCCGGACGAGGAGCTCGACGACGCGGTCGCCGACCTCCTCGAGACGCTCCGGGAGCGCCCGACCGCGACGCTCGGGCTCACCAAGCGGGCGATCCACGAGAACATGGGCCGCTACTGGCAGGAGGCGCTGGATCACGAGCTACTCACCCAGTCGCTGGCGTACGGAACGCCGGAACACGAGGACGGCGTGCGGGCGTTTCTGGAACGACGCTGA
- a CDS encoding universal stress protein, which yields MPTVLLAIDDDESHVERQIETIAGLPFSGEALTVTILHVFSENPSGASVNQLKTARLARDRLEEAGLETTFAERSGDPAAEVLEHAKDEAVELICVAGRKRSPTGKALFGSVTQDVILNAECPVLVAGDLETEFET from the coding sequence ATGCCAACCGTACTGCTCGCCATCGACGACGACGAGTCACACGTCGAACGCCAGATCGAGACGATCGCCGGACTACCCTTCTCCGGCGAAGCGCTCACCGTGACGATCCTGCACGTCTTCTCGGAGAACCCCTCGGGTGCGTCCGTCAACCAGCTCAAGACCGCGCGACTCGCACGAGACCGGCTGGAGGAGGCGGGTCTCGAGACGACCTTCGCCGAACGGAGCGGGGATCCCGCTGCGGAAGTCCTCGAGCACGCCAAGGACGAGGCCGTCGAACTGATCTGTGTCGCCGGACGGAAACGATCACCGACGGGGAAGGCCCTGTTCGGCAGCGTCACCCAGGACGTGATCCTCAACGCCGAGTGTCCGGTACTCGTCGCGGGCGACCTCGAAACCGAGTTCGAGACGTAG
- a CDS encoding MaoC/PaaZ C-terminal domain-containing protein, which yields MCDSDANVVYLEDVPVDETIECGSVTVTEEEITDFGEQFDPLAIHTDPSAAAESRYEGLIASGYHTLSLSVRLLVEEVRQDRAVVAGLGIDDVRWHEPVRPGDTLSVATTITETRVSESNPETGVVRESITVTNQDGVEVLTLENHELLERRPS from the coding sequence ATGTGTGACAGCGACGCGAATGTCGTCTATCTCGAGGACGTTCCGGTCGACGAGACGATCGAGTGCGGATCAGTTACGGTTACGGAAGAGGAGATCACCGACTTCGGGGAACAGTTCGATCCGCTGGCGATCCACACGGATCCGTCCGCGGCCGCTGAAAGCCGGTACGAAGGGCTCATCGCGAGCGGCTATCACACGCTCTCGCTTTCGGTGCGGCTACTCGTCGAGGAAGTGCGACAGGATCGGGCGGTCGTCGCGGGACTCGGGATCGACGACGTCCGGTGGCACGAACCCGTTCGACCGGGGGATACCCTCTCGGTAGCGACCACGATCACTGAGACGCGGGTCTCCGAAAGCAACCCCGAGACGGGTGTCGTTCGTGAGTCGATTACTGTCACGAACCAGGACGGCGTCGAGGTGTTGACACTCGAGAACCACGAACTGCTCGAGCGTCGCCCGAGCTAA
- a CDS encoding UbiD family decarboxylase translates to MTAGSLRQYLQTLETRKDLHRISEPVSWNLEASAVTMLANTEDSRIPLFEDVDGARLVGDPYRGSQRRPWDRIALGLGLPSDLSYEEYYEMVIERLNDPKPPTTVGTEDAPCKDVVETGDDVDLLDFPWPYIHAGDGGRYSNLHTLIAPDLDSEWVDWSYHRSMIHDGETASVLLLAGEQTPNLYYYKYEQHDEPMPVAIAIGVEPAVQYTSVMWIPTGRNEAEFAGGLKGEPIELVECETNDLRVPATAELVIEGEIVPNERRDEGPFGDYFGYVHGPRRSMPLLRVTGITHQQDPIIPFCVEGTGVGYTENTTSSMEVGCVGPDATLGLRTAGFDVECCAPWKSTPRTVYTIATPSNDDGYLHELANFIFTTWGMLHVDFFIFVDADVDPLDQRQVLEALALHADPDEDFHQFGVETMPKVPLNIYQTPTEKGDVQTGTSKAKTAKAYIDATSDGDGTRDDDVEIEYRAQEILESAGVDPEKLPFVDPGEGGR, encoded by the coding sequence ATGACTGCGGGTAGCCTCCGGCAGTACCTCCAGACGCTGGAGACGAGGAAGGATCTCCACCGGATCTCCGAACCCGTCTCCTGGAACCTCGAGGCCAGCGCCGTTACGATGCTCGCGAACACGGAGGACAGCCGGATCCCGCTGTTCGAGGACGTCGACGGCGCCCGACTCGTCGGGGATCCGTACCGGGGTAGCCAGCGACGGCCGTGGGACCGAATCGCGCTCGGGCTGGGGCTCCCGTCGGATCTCTCCTACGAGGAGTACTACGAGATGGTGATCGAACGGTTGAACGACCCGAAGCCGCCGACGACTGTCGGGACCGAGGACGCACCGTGCAAGGACGTCGTCGAGACCGGAGACGACGTGGATCTACTGGACTTTCCCTGGCCGTACATCCACGCGGGCGACGGTGGACGCTACTCGAATCTCCATACGCTGATCGCACCCGATCTCGACTCCGAGTGGGTCGACTGGTCGTACCACCGGTCGATGATTCACGACGGTGAGACCGCGAGCGTACTGTTGCTCGCCGGCGAGCAGACGCCGAACCTCTACTACTACAAGTACGAACAGCACGACGAGCCGATGCCAGTCGCGATCGCCATCGGCGTCGAGCCCGCGGTACAGTACACCTCCGTCATGTGGATCCCGACCGGACGAAACGAGGCCGAGTTCGCGGGCGGGCTGAAAGGGGAGCCGATCGAACTCGTCGAGTGTGAAACGAACGATCTTCGGGTGCCGGCGACGGCCGAACTCGTCATCGAGGGAGAGATCGTTCCGAACGAGCGCCGCGACGAGGGACCGTTCGGCGACTACTTCGGCTACGTCCACGGGCCACGGCGATCGATGCCGCTCCTGCGAGTGACGGGAATCACCCACCAGCAGGATCCCATTATTCCATTTTGTGTCGAAGGAACCGGCGTCGGTTACACCGAGAACACCACCAGCTCCATGGAAGTCGGCTGTGTCGGTCCGGACGCGACGCTTGGTCTTCGCACCGCCGGGTTCGACGTCGAGTGCTGTGCGCCCTGGAAGTCGACGCCACGAACGGTGTACACGATTGCGACGCCGTCGAACGACGACGGCTACCTCCATGAACTCGCGAATTTCATCTTTACGACCTGGGGAATGCTTCACGTCGACTTTTTCATCTTCGTCGACGCCGACGTCGATCCGCTCGATCAGCGCCAGGTACTCGAGGCGCTTGCGTTACACGCGGATCCGGACGAGGACTTCCACCAGTTCGGGGTCGAAACGATGCCGAAGGTGCCGCTGAACATCTACCAGACGCCGACAGAGAAGGGAGACGTCCAGACGGGAACCTCGAAAGCCAAGACCGCGAAAGCCTACATCGACGCGACCAGCGACGGCGACGGGACGCGAGACGACGACGTCGAGATAGAGTACCGCGCCCAGGAGATCCTCGAATCCGCGGGGGTTGACCCGGAGAAGCTCCCGTTCGTCGATCCCGGGGAGGGAGGACGATGA
- a CDS encoding UbiD family decarboxylase has translation MTTLRQQLERLRETDDLVPVAERVHWDATAASVAAEATRHNCPATLFEDTPGEVRLASGVFGGPDQFTSLDRHPWQRTAQALGFDPDCSYETVVERLASRTTAPTEGSPDGEPDATPLENVDLYGLGLPTSDDGSPLVSLGVLAATRDGVTTWVPIRGVALRNATLRLVVPQVAADWLGPQADASVVLGVGAVPLVAALQGWTQDRITPDVPGLTAGIGDVSMATVDSRTVPSSADVRIDGGMTVDRTAPEPSGPKAAWERSCETAVIDMSVDRIATREEPVVAFTPLGEPLTDDLHLVSLVEAAQLFRRVNSYWGVSPVEWIRLPVESRLGLCIVSSEILYAGFEWQLANTLFSFSKLFDKVLVLDENADPTNLARSIDDMWVKAHPGNDWIFSEPNAPSATAPRYRQDGETGSRLYINATWDPHWDEEYIAPQVTFETSFSENVKEALEERWEELGLDELVESNDR, from the coding sequence ATGACGACGCTCCGGCAGCAACTCGAGAGGCTCCGGGAGACCGACGACCTGGTCCCGGTTGCCGAACGGGTCCACTGGGACGCGACGGCTGCGTCGGTCGCCGCCGAAGCGACGCGACACAACTGTCCGGCGACGCTGTTCGAGGACACACCCGGCGAGGTACGACTCGCGAGCGGCGTCTTCGGCGGTCCCGATCAGTTCACGAGCCTCGATCGACACCCCTGGCAGCGAACCGCGCAGGCGCTTGGGTTCGATCCGGACTGTTCGTACGAGACGGTGGTCGAACGGCTGGCCAGCCGAACCACCGCCCCGACCGAGGGCTCGCCCGACGGAGAGCCGGATGCGACGCCTCTCGAGAACGTCGACCTCTACGGGCTGGGGCTCCCGACGAGCGATGACGGCAGCCCGCTGGTTTCCCTCGGGGTACTGGCAGCGACGCGGGACGGCGTCACGACCTGGGTGCCGATTCGGGGAGTCGCGCTGCGCAACGCGACGCTTCGCCTGGTGGTTCCCCAGGTAGCGGCCGACTGGCTCGGACCGCAGGCCGACGCGAGCGTCGTTCTCGGTGTCGGGGCCGTCCCGCTCGTGGCGGCGCTTCAGGGGTGGACACAGGATCGAATCACTCCCGACGTTCCCGGCCTGACTGCGGGCATCGGCGACGTCTCGATGGCGACCGTCGACTCGCGAACCGTCCCGTCGAGTGCGGACGTTCGAATCGACGGTGGGATGACAGTCGATCGGACGGCTCCCGAGCCGAGCGGACCGAAAGCGGCGTGGGAACGGTCCTGTGAGACGGCGGTGATCGACATGAGCGTCGATCGGATCGCGACCCGCGAGGAGCCGGTCGTCGCGTTCACGCCCCTCGGAGAACCGCTGACTGACGACCTCCATCTCGTGAGTCTCGTCGAGGCTGCACAGCTGTTCCGGCGAGTCAACAGCTACTGGGGCGTCTCACCCGTCGAGTGGATCCGACTTCCCGTCGAGTCGCGCCTCGGGCTCTGTATCGTCTCGAGCGAGATCCTCTATGCGGGGTTCGAGTGGCAGCTCGCGAACACGCTGTTTTCGTTCTCGAAGCTGTTCGACAAGGTGCTCGTTCTGGACGAGAACGCCGATCCGACGAACCTCGCGAGATCGATCGACGACATGTGGGTGAAGGCCCACCCCGGAAACGACTGGATCTTCAGCGAGCCGAACGCACCGAGCGCGACCGCGCCACGGTACCGACAGGACGGCGAGACCGGTTCCAGGCTCTATATTAACGCGACGTGGGACCCCCACTGGGACGAGGAGTATATCGCCCCCCAGGTCACCTTCGAGACGTCGTTCTCGGAGAACGTCAAGGAGGCTCTCGAGGAGCGATGGGAAGAGTTAGGGCTCGACGAACTCGTCGAATCAAACGACCGATGA
- a CDS encoding MBL fold metallo-hydrolase, with translation MTAIVRVPVGGGTPEGTNSAYLLPDRGVLVDPGPPSERAWADLRDGIGAHTAIEDLEHVFVTHWHIDHAGLAHRLADRAGAAIHVHREDAPLIGDYADARASRLRRDERTLERWGVPKSVRESVIDRDEPSPLPDAAPVNRHDDGDVVAGVEFVHTPGHTKGHASVRIDGTILLGDLLLPTYTPNVGGSDTRLDDPLGAYLSSLERVATHEEGEPGHGTTMSIDESIADVRRHHRDRAASSFEAIAAADETAVTPWTVARHLFGEMAGVHAKFGAGEAAAHLARLAELRIVERWTDDRGRTRYRPAVDSYPAELSLGR, from the coding sequence ATGACAGCAATCGTTCGCGTTCCGGTCGGCGGCGGAACCCCTGAAGGAACGAACAGCGCGTACCTCCTGCCAGATCGGGGCGTCCTCGTCGACCCCGGTCCACCCTCCGAGCGAGCGTGGGCCGATCTCCGGGATGGAATCGGCGCCCACACGGCGATCGAGGATCTCGAACACGTTTTCGTCACGCACTGGCACATCGACCACGCCGGGCTGGCCCATCGGCTCGCGGACCGGGCCGGGGCGGCGATCCACGTCCACCGCGAGGACGCACCGTTGATCGGCGACTACGCTGACGCGCGAGCCAGCCGGCTCCGTCGGGACGAACGAACCCTGGAGCGGTGGGGCGTTCCGAAGTCGGTTCGCGAGTCGGTGATCGATCGCGACGAACCGTCCCCGCTTCCCGACGCGGCGCCGGTGAACCGACACGACGACGGTGATGTCGTCGCTGGCGTCGAGTTCGTCCACACGCCGGGCCACACGAAGGGACACGCTTCAGTTCGGATCGACGGGACGATCCTTCTTGGCGATCTGCTGTTGCCCACGTACACGCCGAACGTCGGCGGGAGCGACACGCGGCTCGACGATCCCCTCGGCGCGTACCTCTCCTCGCTCGAGCGCGTCGCGACCCACGAGGAGGGGGAGCCGGGTCACGGAACGACGATGTCGATCGACGAGAGCATCGCGGACGTGCGGCGCCACCACCGTGATCGGGCGGCGTCCTCGTTCGAAGCCATCGCCGCGGCGGACGAGACGGCGGTGACACCGTGGACGGTCGCGCGCCACCTGTTCGGAGAGATGGCAGGCGTTCACGCGAAGTTCGGCGCGGGCGAGGCGGCCGCACATCTGGCCCGGCTCGCCGAGTTGCGGATCGTCGAGCGGTGGACGGACGATCGCGGCCGAACGCGATACCGACCCGCTGTCGATTCGTATCCAGCCGAGCTTTCTCTCGGACGGTAA
- a CDS encoding enoyl-CoA hydratase/isomerase family protein, with amino-acid sequence MELKAFDELDLEYFTTEVNDHIGELRLDRPPANAHDIEVLLDLQRAVEAVRFDEDVRAVIFGSSNEKFFSTGFDIQELQEKSGRQVGYASQTSKEIIMKMRTTDTIFIAVVNGHCMGGGLELALACDFRYIGDDESYNVGMPEIHLGMIAGEAGTQLLPRYIDRSEALRMMITGDTLTPQEATGRGIFDEIHPPDEVEEKAQEFAAEIVEKPSVAVGNNKLAVNEGLEMPLSDALAHERELQNRLLGSDVAEEGVDAFLNDREPDFLGVELGEKDPGSE; translated from the coding sequence ATGGAACTCAAAGCGTTCGACGAGTTGGATCTAGAGTACTTCACGACGGAGGTCAACGACCACATCGGTGAGCTGCGTCTCGACCGCCCGCCGGCAAACGCACACGACATCGAGGTCCTGCTGGACCTCCAGCGCGCGGTCGAAGCCGTCCGCTTCGACGAGGACGTCCGCGCCGTCATCTTCGGAAGCTCGAACGAGAAATTCTTCTCGACCGGATTCGACATCCAGGAGCTTCAGGAGAAATCGGGCCGTCAGGTCGGCTATGCGAGCCAGACGAGCAAGGAGATCATCATGAAGATGCGGACGACCGACACCATCTTCATCGCCGTCGTCAACGGCCACTGTATGGGTGGCGGCCTCGAGCTTGCGCTCGCCTGTGACTTCCGGTACATCGGCGACGACGAGAGCTACAACGTCGGCATGCCCGAGATCCACCTGGGTATGATCGCAGGAGAGGCCGGAACGCAGCTGCTCCCGCGCTACATCGACCGTTCGGAGGCGCTTCGCATGATGATCACGGGCGACACGCTCACGCCCCAGGAGGCGACCGGCCGTGGTATCTTCGACGAGATCCACCCGCCCGACGAGGTCGAGGAGAAAGCACAGGAGTTCGCCGCGGAGATCGTCGAAAAGCCAAGCGTCGCGGTCGGCAACAACAAGCTGGCCGTCAACGAGGGCCTCGAGATGCCGCTCTCGGACGCGCTTGCCCACGAGCGCGAACTGCAGAACCGCCTGCTCGGCTCCGACGTCGCCGAGGAGGGTGTCGACGCCTTCCTCAACGACCGCGAGCCCGACTTCCTGGGCGTCGAGCTCGGCGAGAAAGACCCCGGCAGCGAGTAA